One window from the genome of Hippopotamus amphibius kiboko isolate mHipAmp2 chromosome 13, mHipAmp2.hap2, whole genome shotgun sequence encodes:
- the ALS2CL gene encoding ALS2 C-terminal-like protein isoform X8, translated as MCSPEEVALLRLEEVFSATLARVNSLVLQPLLEAAPEPSDPWGRECLQQLHRSSQQLRKVTKESLHSLQERLRHPDSKGLESLLLLHSADCVLQVHLEYIEAYTSCVVVQAFQKAANRRSEYWRGQRKALRQLLAGMSSEGSVGTALVQALGQLLTHHVQQYVLLLLSLGDTVGEHHRTRELVVHAATIFVNLQSFMRQELDQAMATQALWHTLSSRLRDVLCTRTRRLLQDSQDMPMVVTPLRAERVLLFDDALVLLQGHNVHTFDLKLVWVEPGQDGCVFHLLTPEEDFSFCSKDPQGRVVWQWKVTQAVCQALRGKKDFPVLGAGLEPSEPPTSRCGAYTFRAEGRFCQATYEGEWYWGRPHGKGTLKWPDGQNHVGDFCQGLEHGYSTSEVYKGYFLEGLRHGFGVLESAPQAPQPCRYTGHWERGQKSGYGVEEDSDRGERYIGMWQADQRLGPGVMVTQAGVCYQGTFQADKIVGPGILLSEDDSLYEGTFTRDLTLVGKGKVTFPNGFTLEGSFGSGAGRGLHTQGVLDTAALPPDPSSTCKRQLGLGVFPMESRWQGVYGPFWDFVRAGCPGDLQEALLGFHVQSSRELRKSQEHLCCERTHPEDHVGRMEDILEELLQHREPKALQQYLRKALSNSLHPLGKLLQTLMLTFQATYAGIGANKHLQGLAQEEVKQHAQELWAAYRGLLQVALQRKGQALEEDEDAETRDLQVHRLVLPLMLPSFYSELFTLYLLLHEREDSLYSQGIANLSLFPDTKLLEFLDVQKSLRSIDTARVEGMNTLSPPTPGPLCLKAPVALQGPHTDEQSEIFPRQRQVLPVSHRVSAEDDPSCCSTTVDPREKLEVLERTYGEIEATVSRVLGQEHKLPMDDLLPLLIYVVSRAQIQHLGAEIHLIRDMMDSTHTGGRYDFLLTALESCYEHIQKEDMGLHRLPSRWNSRELW; from the exons ATGTGCAGCCCGGAGGAGGTGGCCCTGCTGCGGCTGGAGGAGGTCTTCTCAGCCACCCTTGCCCGCGTTAACAGCCTTGTCCTCCAGCCCCTTCTGGAGGCCG CTCCAGAGCCCTCAGACCCCTGGGGAAGAGAGTGCCTGCAGCAGCTGCACAGGAGCTCCCAGCAGCTGCGGAAGGTGACAAAGGAAAGCCTGCACTCGCTGCAGGAGAGGCTGCGCCACCCAGACTCCAAAGGTCTGGAATCCCTGCTGCTGCTGCACAGCGCTGACTGCGTCCTACAGGTCCACCTGGA GTACATCGAGGCCTACACAAGCTGCGTGGTGGTGCAGGCCTTTCAGAAGGCAGCAAATAGGAGGAG TGAGTACTGGCGGGGCCAGCGGAAGGCGCTGCGGCAGCTCCTGGCAGGCATGAGCTCAGAGGGCTCAGTGGGCACGGCGCTGGTCCAGGCCCTCGGCCAGCTGCTTACTCATCATGTGCAGCAGTACGTGCTCCTCCTGCTGAGCCTCGGGGACACCGTTGGGGAG CATCACCGCACCCGGGAGCTGGTGGTGCACGCAGCCACCATCTTTGTGAACTTGCAATCCTTCATGAGGCAGGAGCTGGACCAGGCCATGGCCACGCAGGCCCTCTGGCACACTCTGAGCAGCCGGCTAAGG GATGTGCTCTGTACCCGCACTCGCCGACTCTTGCAAGACAGCCAGGACATGCCCATGGTGGTCACCCCGCTGAGGGCAGAGCGTGTGCTGCTCTTTGATGATGCCCTTGTCCTGCTGCAG GGCCACAATGTCCACACCTTTGATCTGAAGCTGGTGTGGGTGGAACCTGGGCAGGACGG GTGCGTGTTTCACCTCCTCACGCCTGAGGAAGACTTCTCCTTTTGCTCCAAGGACCCTCAGGGCCGG GTGGTCTGGCAGTGGAAGGTTACCCAggctgtgtgccaggccttgCGTGGGAAGAAGGACTTCCCGGTGCTGGGGGCGGGCCTGGAGCCTTCTGAACCCCCCACCAGCCGCTGTGGAGCATACACCTTCCGTGCGGAGGGCCGGTTCTGCCAGGCCACCTACGAGGGCGAGTGGTACTGGGGCAGGCCCCATGGCAA GGGAACCCTGAAGTGGCCAGATGGGCAGAATCATGTGGGGGATTTCTGCCAGGGCCTGGAGCACGG GTACAGCACCAGCGAGGTGTACAAGGGCTACTTCCTGGAGGGCCTGCGGCATGGATTTGGGGTCCTCGAGAGCGCCCCACAGGCCCCTCAGCCCTGCAGGTACACGGGCCACTGGGAGAGGGGCCAGAAGAGTGGCTATGGCGTCGAGGAGGACAGCGACAG GGGTGAGCGCTATATTGGCATGTGGCAGGCTGACCAGCGCCTTGGCCCCGGGGTCATGGTCACCCAGGCAGGTGTCTGTTACCAGGGCACCTTCCAGGCAGACAAGATAGTG GGCCCAGGAATCCTTCTCTCTGAAGATGACTCCTTGTACGAGGGCACCTTCACCAGGGACCTGACCCTTGTGGGGAAG GGCAAGGTCACCTTCCCTAATGGCTTCACCCTGGAGGGCTCTTTTGGCAGCGGGGCAGGGAGAGGACTGCATACCCAGGGTGTGCTGGACACAGCTGCCCTCCCTCCAGATCCAAGCAGTACCTGCAAGAG GCAGCTGGGTCTGGGCGTCTTCCCCATGGAGAGCCGCTGGCAGGGCGTCTATGGCCCCTTCTGGGACTTTGTTCGCGCCGGCTGCCCTGGGGACCTGCAGGAGGCCCTGCTGGGCTTCCATGTGCAGAGCTCGCGGGAGCTGCGCAAGTCCCAGGAGCACCTGTGCTGCGAGAG GACCCACCCCGAGGACCATGTGGGCAGAATGGAGGACATCCTGGAGGAGCTGCTTCAGCACCGGGAGCCCAAGGCCCTGCAGCAGTACCTCAGGAAG GCTCTGAGCAACTCTCTGCATCCCCTGGGAAAGCTGCTTCAGACTCTGATGCTGACCTTCCAGGCCACATACGCAGGCATTGGGGCCAACAAGCACCTGCAGGGGCTGGCGCAGGAGGAGGTGAAGCAGCACGCCCAGGAACTCTGGGCCGCCTACAG GGGTCTGCTGCAGGTTGCCTTACAGCGCAAGGGCCAGGCCCTAGAGGAAGATGAAGATGCTGAGACAAG GGACCTGCAGGTGCACAGATTAGTGCTACCCCTCATGCTGCCCAGCTTCTACTCGGAGCTCTTCACTCTCTACCTGCTTCTTCATGAAAGGGAGGACAGCCTCTACAGCCAGGGCATTGCCAACCTGAGCCTCTTCCCCGACACCAAGCTGCTTGAGTTCCTGGATGTGCAGAA GTCCCTTCGATCCATTGATACTGCGCGTGTTGAGGGCATGAACACGCTCTCTCCTCCCACACCTGGTCCACTTTGTCTCAAG GCacctgtggcccttcaaggaccTCACACTGACGAGCAATCAG AGATATTCCCTCGTCAGAGACAAGTGCTTCCTGTCAGCCACAGAGTGTCTGCAGAAGATGAT CCATCCTGCTGCAGCACCACGGTGGACCCCCGGGAGAAGCTGGAGGTGCTGGAGAGGACATATGGGGAAATCGAGGCCACCGTGTCACGGGTGCTGGGCCAGGAGCACAAGCTGCCCATGGACGACCTGCTGCCGCTGCTCATCTACGTGGTGTCACGTGCCCA AATCCAGCACCTGGGGGCCGAGATCCACCTGATCCGTGATATGATGGACTCTACCCACACAGGAGGCCGGTATGACTTCCTGCTCACAGCGCTGGAG TCCTGTTACGAGCACATCCAGAAGGAGGACATGGGACTGCATCGCTTGCCCAGCCGCTGGAACTCCAGGGAGCTATGGTAG
- the ALS2CL gene encoding ALS2 C-terminal-like protein isoform X4, translating into MCSPEEVALLRLEEVFSATLARVNSLVLQPLLEAAPEPSDPWGRECLQQLHRSSQQLRKVTKESLHSLQERLRHPDSKGLESLLLLHSADCVLQVHLDEYWRGQRKALRQLLAGMSSEGSVGTALVQALGQLLTHHVQQYVLLLLSLGDTVGEHHRTRELVVHAATIFVNLQSFMRQELDQAMATQALWHTLSSRLRDVLCTRTRRLLQDSQDMPMVVTPLRAERVLLFDDALVLLQGHNVHTFDLKLVWVEPGQDGCVFHLLTPEEDFSFCSKDPQGRVVWQWKVTQAVCQALRGKKDFPVLGAGLEPSEPPTSRCGAYTFRAEGRFCQATYEGEWYWGRPHGKGTLKWPDGQNHVGDFCQGLEHGFGIRLVPQAPEDKFDCYKCHWREGGMCGYGICEYSTSEVYKGYFLEGLRHGFGVLESAPQAPQPCRYTGHWERGQKSGYGVEEDSDRGERYIGMWQADQRLGPGVMVTQAGVCYQGTFQADKIVGPGILLSEDDSLYEGTFTRDLTLVGKGKVTFPNGFTLEGSFGSGAGRGLHTQGVLDTAALPPDPSSTCKRQLGLGVFPMESRWQGVYGPFWDFVRAGCPGDLQEALLGFHVQSSRELRKSQEHLCCERTHPEDHVGRMEDILEELLQHREPKALQQYLRKALSNSLHPLGKLLQTLMLTFQATYAGIGANKHLQGLAQEEVKQHAQELWAAYRGLLQVALQRKGQALEEDEDAETRDLQVHRLVLPLMLPSFYSELFTLYLLLHEREDSLYSQGIANLSLFPDTKLLEFLDVQKSLRSIDTARVEGMNTLSPPTPGPLCLKAPVALQGPHTDEQSEIFPRQRQVLPVSHRVSAEDDPSCCSTTVDPREKLEVLERTYGEIEATVSRVLGQEHKLPMDDLLPLLIYVVSRAQIQHLGAEIHLIRDMMDSTHTGGRYDFLLTALESCYEHIQKEDMGLHRLPSRWNSRELW; encoded by the exons ATGTGCAGCCCGGAGGAGGTGGCCCTGCTGCGGCTGGAGGAGGTCTTCTCAGCCACCCTTGCCCGCGTTAACAGCCTTGTCCTCCAGCCCCTTCTGGAGGCCG CTCCAGAGCCCTCAGACCCCTGGGGAAGAGAGTGCCTGCAGCAGCTGCACAGGAGCTCCCAGCAGCTGCGGAAGGTGACAAAGGAAAGCCTGCACTCGCTGCAGGAGAGGCTGCGCCACCCAGACTCCAAAGGTCTGGAATCCCTGCTGCTGCTGCACAGCGCTGACTGCGTCCTACAGGTCCACCTGGA TGAGTACTGGCGGGGCCAGCGGAAGGCGCTGCGGCAGCTCCTGGCAGGCATGAGCTCAGAGGGCTCAGTGGGCACGGCGCTGGTCCAGGCCCTCGGCCAGCTGCTTACTCATCATGTGCAGCAGTACGTGCTCCTCCTGCTGAGCCTCGGGGACACCGTTGGGGAG CATCACCGCACCCGGGAGCTGGTGGTGCACGCAGCCACCATCTTTGTGAACTTGCAATCCTTCATGAGGCAGGAGCTGGACCAGGCCATGGCCACGCAGGCCCTCTGGCACACTCTGAGCAGCCGGCTAAGG GATGTGCTCTGTACCCGCACTCGCCGACTCTTGCAAGACAGCCAGGACATGCCCATGGTGGTCACCCCGCTGAGGGCAGAGCGTGTGCTGCTCTTTGATGATGCCCTTGTCCTGCTGCAG GGCCACAATGTCCACACCTTTGATCTGAAGCTGGTGTGGGTGGAACCTGGGCAGGACGG GTGCGTGTTTCACCTCCTCACGCCTGAGGAAGACTTCTCCTTTTGCTCCAAGGACCCTCAGGGCCGG GTGGTCTGGCAGTGGAAGGTTACCCAggctgtgtgccaggccttgCGTGGGAAGAAGGACTTCCCGGTGCTGGGGGCGGGCCTGGAGCCTTCTGAACCCCCCACCAGCCGCTGTGGAGCATACACCTTCCGTGCGGAGGGCCGGTTCTGCCAGGCCACCTACGAGGGCGAGTGGTACTGGGGCAGGCCCCATGGCAA GGGAACCCTGAAGTGGCCAGATGGGCAGAATCATGTGGGGGATTTCTGCCAGGGCCTGGAGCACGG CTTTGGCATCCGCCTGGTGCCCCAGGCCCCCGAGGATAAGTTTGACTGTTACAAGTGTCACTGGCGGGAAGGCGGCATGTGCGGCTATGGCATCTGTGA GTACAGCACCAGCGAGGTGTACAAGGGCTACTTCCTGGAGGGCCTGCGGCATGGATTTGGGGTCCTCGAGAGCGCCCCACAGGCCCCTCAGCCCTGCAGGTACACGGGCCACTGGGAGAGGGGCCAGAAGAGTGGCTATGGCGTCGAGGAGGACAGCGACAG GGGTGAGCGCTATATTGGCATGTGGCAGGCTGACCAGCGCCTTGGCCCCGGGGTCATGGTCACCCAGGCAGGTGTCTGTTACCAGGGCACCTTCCAGGCAGACAAGATAGTG GGCCCAGGAATCCTTCTCTCTGAAGATGACTCCTTGTACGAGGGCACCTTCACCAGGGACCTGACCCTTGTGGGGAAG GGCAAGGTCACCTTCCCTAATGGCTTCACCCTGGAGGGCTCTTTTGGCAGCGGGGCAGGGAGAGGACTGCATACCCAGGGTGTGCTGGACACAGCTGCCCTCCCTCCAGATCCAAGCAGTACCTGCAAGAG GCAGCTGGGTCTGGGCGTCTTCCCCATGGAGAGCCGCTGGCAGGGCGTCTATGGCCCCTTCTGGGACTTTGTTCGCGCCGGCTGCCCTGGGGACCTGCAGGAGGCCCTGCTGGGCTTCCATGTGCAGAGCTCGCGGGAGCTGCGCAAGTCCCAGGAGCACCTGTGCTGCGAGAG GACCCACCCCGAGGACCATGTGGGCAGAATGGAGGACATCCTGGAGGAGCTGCTTCAGCACCGGGAGCCCAAGGCCCTGCAGCAGTACCTCAGGAAG GCTCTGAGCAACTCTCTGCATCCCCTGGGAAAGCTGCTTCAGACTCTGATGCTGACCTTCCAGGCCACATACGCAGGCATTGGGGCCAACAAGCACCTGCAGGGGCTGGCGCAGGAGGAGGTGAAGCAGCACGCCCAGGAACTCTGGGCCGCCTACAG GGGTCTGCTGCAGGTTGCCTTACAGCGCAAGGGCCAGGCCCTAGAGGAAGATGAAGATGCTGAGACAAG GGACCTGCAGGTGCACAGATTAGTGCTACCCCTCATGCTGCCCAGCTTCTACTCGGAGCTCTTCACTCTCTACCTGCTTCTTCATGAAAGGGAGGACAGCCTCTACAGCCAGGGCATTGCCAACCTGAGCCTCTTCCCCGACACCAAGCTGCTTGAGTTCCTGGATGTGCAGAA GTCCCTTCGATCCATTGATACTGCGCGTGTTGAGGGCATGAACACGCTCTCTCCTCCCACACCTGGTCCACTTTGTCTCAAG GCacctgtggcccttcaaggaccTCACACTGACGAGCAATCAG AGATATTCCCTCGTCAGAGACAAGTGCTTCCTGTCAGCCACAGAGTGTCTGCAGAAGATGAT CCATCCTGCTGCAGCACCACGGTGGACCCCCGGGAGAAGCTGGAGGTGCTGGAGAGGACATATGGGGAAATCGAGGCCACCGTGTCACGGGTGCTGGGCCAGGAGCACAAGCTGCCCATGGACGACCTGCTGCCGCTGCTCATCTACGTGGTGTCACGTGCCCA AATCCAGCACCTGGGGGCCGAGATCCACCTGATCCGTGATATGATGGACTCTACCCACACAGGAGGCCGGTATGACTTCCTGCTCACAGCGCTGGAG TCCTGTTACGAGCACATCCAGAAGGAGGACATGGGACTGCATCGCTTGCCCAGCCGCTGGAACTCCAGGGAGCTATGGTAG
- the ALS2CL gene encoding ALS2 C-terminal-like protein isoform X10, producing MCSPEEVALLRLEEVFSATLARVNSLVLQPLLEAAPEPSDPWGRECLQQLHRSSQQLRKVTKESLHSLQERLRHPDSKGLESLLLLHSADCVLQVHLEYIEAYTSCVVVQAFQKAANRRSEYWRGQRKALRQLLAGMSSEGSVGTALVQALGQLLTHHVQQYVLLLLSLGDTVGEHHRTRELVVHAATIFVNLQSFMRQELDQAMATQALWHTLSSRLRDVLCTRTRRLLQDSQDMPMVVTPLRAERVLLFDDALVLLQGHNVHTFDLKLVWVEPGQDGCVFHLLTPEEDFSFCSKDPQGRVVWQWKVTQAVCQALRGKKDFPVLGAGLEPSEPPTSRCGAYTFRAEGRFCQATYEGEWYWGRPHGKGTLKWPDGQNHVGDFCQGLEHGFGIRLVPQAPEDKFDCYKCHWREGGMCGYGICEYSTSEVYKGYFLEGLRHGFGVLESAPQAPQPCRYTGHWERGQKSGYGVEEDSDRGERYIGMWQADQRLGPGVMVTQAGVCYQGTFQADKIVGPGILLSEDDSLYEGTFTRDLTLVGKGKVTFPNGFTLEGSFGSGAGRGLHTQGVLDTAALPPDPSSTCKRQLGLGVFPMESRWQGVYGPFWDFVRAGCPGDLQEALLGFHVQSSRELRKSQEHLCCERTHPEDHVGRMEDILEELLQHREPKALQQYLRKALSNSLHPLGKLLQTLMLTFQATYAGIGANKHLQGLAQEEVKQHAQELWAAYRGLLQVALQRKGQALEEDEDAETRDLQVHRLVLPLMLPSFYSELFTLYLLLHEREDSLYSQGIANLSLFPDTKLLEFLDVQKSLRSIDTARVEGMNTLSPPTPGPLCLKAPVALQGPHTDEQSEIFPRQRQVLPVSHRVSAEDDPSCCSTTVDPREKLEVLERTYGEIEATVSRVLGQEHKLPMDDLLPLLIYVVSRAQ from the exons ATGTGCAGCCCGGAGGAGGTGGCCCTGCTGCGGCTGGAGGAGGTCTTCTCAGCCACCCTTGCCCGCGTTAACAGCCTTGTCCTCCAGCCCCTTCTGGAGGCCG CTCCAGAGCCCTCAGACCCCTGGGGAAGAGAGTGCCTGCAGCAGCTGCACAGGAGCTCCCAGCAGCTGCGGAAGGTGACAAAGGAAAGCCTGCACTCGCTGCAGGAGAGGCTGCGCCACCCAGACTCCAAAGGTCTGGAATCCCTGCTGCTGCTGCACAGCGCTGACTGCGTCCTACAGGTCCACCTGGA GTACATCGAGGCCTACACAAGCTGCGTGGTGGTGCAGGCCTTTCAGAAGGCAGCAAATAGGAGGAG TGAGTACTGGCGGGGCCAGCGGAAGGCGCTGCGGCAGCTCCTGGCAGGCATGAGCTCAGAGGGCTCAGTGGGCACGGCGCTGGTCCAGGCCCTCGGCCAGCTGCTTACTCATCATGTGCAGCAGTACGTGCTCCTCCTGCTGAGCCTCGGGGACACCGTTGGGGAG CATCACCGCACCCGGGAGCTGGTGGTGCACGCAGCCACCATCTTTGTGAACTTGCAATCCTTCATGAGGCAGGAGCTGGACCAGGCCATGGCCACGCAGGCCCTCTGGCACACTCTGAGCAGCCGGCTAAGG GATGTGCTCTGTACCCGCACTCGCCGACTCTTGCAAGACAGCCAGGACATGCCCATGGTGGTCACCCCGCTGAGGGCAGAGCGTGTGCTGCTCTTTGATGATGCCCTTGTCCTGCTGCAG GGCCACAATGTCCACACCTTTGATCTGAAGCTGGTGTGGGTGGAACCTGGGCAGGACGG GTGCGTGTTTCACCTCCTCACGCCTGAGGAAGACTTCTCCTTTTGCTCCAAGGACCCTCAGGGCCGG GTGGTCTGGCAGTGGAAGGTTACCCAggctgtgtgccaggccttgCGTGGGAAGAAGGACTTCCCGGTGCTGGGGGCGGGCCTGGAGCCTTCTGAACCCCCCACCAGCCGCTGTGGAGCATACACCTTCCGTGCGGAGGGCCGGTTCTGCCAGGCCACCTACGAGGGCGAGTGGTACTGGGGCAGGCCCCATGGCAA GGGAACCCTGAAGTGGCCAGATGGGCAGAATCATGTGGGGGATTTCTGCCAGGGCCTGGAGCACGG CTTTGGCATCCGCCTGGTGCCCCAGGCCCCCGAGGATAAGTTTGACTGTTACAAGTGTCACTGGCGGGAAGGCGGCATGTGCGGCTATGGCATCTGTGA GTACAGCACCAGCGAGGTGTACAAGGGCTACTTCCTGGAGGGCCTGCGGCATGGATTTGGGGTCCTCGAGAGCGCCCCACAGGCCCCTCAGCCCTGCAGGTACACGGGCCACTGGGAGAGGGGCCAGAAGAGTGGCTATGGCGTCGAGGAGGACAGCGACAG GGGTGAGCGCTATATTGGCATGTGGCAGGCTGACCAGCGCCTTGGCCCCGGGGTCATGGTCACCCAGGCAGGTGTCTGTTACCAGGGCACCTTCCAGGCAGACAAGATAGTG GGCCCAGGAATCCTTCTCTCTGAAGATGACTCCTTGTACGAGGGCACCTTCACCAGGGACCTGACCCTTGTGGGGAAG GGCAAGGTCACCTTCCCTAATGGCTTCACCCTGGAGGGCTCTTTTGGCAGCGGGGCAGGGAGAGGACTGCATACCCAGGGTGTGCTGGACACAGCTGCCCTCCCTCCAGATCCAAGCAGTACCTGCAAGAG GCAGCTGGGTCTGGGCGTCTTCCCCATGGAGAGCCGCTGGCAGGGCGTCTATGGCCCCTTCTGGGACTTTGTTCGCGCCGGCTGCCCTGGGGACCTGCAGGAGGCCCTGCTGGGCTTCCATGTGCAGAGCTCGCGGGAGCTGCGCAAGTCCCAGGAGCACCTGTGCTGCGAGAG GACCCACCCCGAGGACCATGTGGGCAGAATGGAGGACATCCTGGAGGAGCTGCTTCAGCACCGGGAGCCCAAGGCCCTGCAGCAGTACCTCAGGAAG GCTCTGAGCAACTCTCTGCATCCCCTGGGAAAGCTGCTTCAGACTCTGATGCTGACCTTCCAGGCCACATACGCAGGCATTGGGGCCAACAAGCACCTGCAGGGGCTGGCGCAGGAGGAGGTGAAGCAGCACGCCCAGGAACTCTGGGCCGCCTACAG GGGTCTGCTGCAGGTTGCCTTACAGCGCAAGGGCCAGGCCCTAGAGGAAGATGAAGATGCTGAGACAAG GGACCTGCAGGTGCACAGATTAGTGCTACCCCTCATGCTGCCCAGCTTCTACTCGGAGCTCTTCACTCTCTACCTGCTTCTTCATGAAAGGGAGGACAGCCTCTACAGCCAGGGCATTGCCAACCTGAGCCTCTTCCCCGACACCAAGCTGCTTGAGTTCCTGGATGTGCAGAA GTCCCTTCGATCCATTGATACTGCGCGTGTTGAGGGCATGAACACGCTCTCTCCTCCCACACCTGGTCCACTTTGTCTCAAG GCacctgtggcccttcaaggaccTCACACTGACGAGCAATCAG AGATATTCCCTCGTCAGAGACAAGTGCTTCCTGTCAGCCACAGAGTGTCTGCAGAAGATGAT CCATCCTGCTGCAGCACCACGGTGGACCCCCGGGAGAAGCTGGAGGTGCTGGAGAGGACATATGGGGAAATCGAGGCCACCGTGTCACGGGTGCTGGGCCAGGAGCACAAGCTGCCCATGGACGACCTGCTGCCGCTGCTCATCTACGTGGTGTCACGTGCCCAGTGA